The following proteins come from a genomic window of Crassostrea angulata isolate pt1a10 chromosome 1, ASM2561291v2, whole genome shotgun sequence:
- the LOC128181777 gene encoding uncharacterized protein LOC128181777 encodes MEDQKMKLQTLVVVSLVLFSFFEPTKSSTTTETTQETTTSEATTGNNMTTTDQTETTTSGNNMTTSDQTETPTTTGYTTTTADQSETTTTTGIVMSTIGQTETSTTGNVMTTTGQTETTTSGNNMTTTDQTETTTSGNNMTTTDQTETTTTTGYTMTTGNGTETTKENNMTTTDQTTIVYTSTTAGLSETTTPVHTMSTADQTETTTTRVARITTGQTETTQEYTTTTAGQTDTTTSAMSSTSDATTAMLTTTTSNAGITSQGTMSSSASTDVLSTTTNTQTPTSVSTGTSATTMNETSTAGDNQTTISTTSTDPGTSFSSSYQSTTSPTTTSSYQSTTSPVSTVITTSSDTSTTAETVTVTNSTAASSGLTSTSDSTTSTVPDSTTTDPMFNDTTSSASMTSSQSPETTSSVGIPSNVSVSPEVVAVLGMSDDGSRHEPHMVCVFPEPGSNLYFLIKWFINDSPLTTTSYGAVLHPSINTTAALRPQHWSSNYSLNMNVKCSVSAQYLVDSGPSPASTSPPFLAGVTVSNTFLSIDEGESTAITLTSSLPVGCSASLTDAQKEAQCKADLHIITSEWSWCWNGVKYLGVAFPDNGCHVTIPYKYWDQPVYLNVTGYVDSMKNWWGRYSRIKFKSTTNPTDTSNAWNNVKVTDTVSVSVWDNTPYSSTGGICGGFNDPHMVTFDRRYWENQRVGEFVMYQHKTKPLAVHALYSTCYPWRAACNCGVAIRSGKNLYVVRTCIEVSLQRVSLLSYPYERYDGCSQEDEITVQKMGTNYRVTLPSGTEVSFSFNSWSHWIDYIQIVASSTDLQNTEGICGYYDYDRSNDFIPKNENTPISDEKRFALSWRVTIGSSDSLFKKKPDVIYGSSSGGSSPQSLQRYCTCSSYFQYYDQWYNVPFDPNYAKCNLDAPTEPCSEKSGQTVNVCSSSSRRRRSTAESDDVIDEIEFSVDPAFDESIELNVTDWVAPWSEENATRFCNESFTQDIAVSTCIEKVNTSVSEYIASCVEDIKMIGNADFVTATLDTLKKECVTTASRDSSFSNTTSNGGENILDLLKSLVCPNNCSGNGVCANETCSCNTNYMGEDCSKELSQPPTNFTIPQTGACDTSARACQKTNLYGVFHSETIYAKCSYFKGTPSGKENSTYSVLADVQYRHVNLITVTIPSPPSSRRRKRSASGEVHGWEIQLSYDNQTYGDSAVILLFDSTKTSCDTTTLVCVSKVTAAESEPADNTGVIVGGVVGGVVALAVIVGIIIYIKMYKRVKGRVGSSENVRNKDSDPLTSSSP; translated from the exons ATGGAAG atcAGAAGATGAAGCTGCAAACGTTAGTTGTCGTGTCCCTGGTTCTCTTCAGCTTTTTCG AACCGACAAAGTCTTCGACAACAACAGAAACAACTCAAGAAACAACAACATCTGAAGCAACAACAGGAAATAACATGACAACAACGGATCAAACAGAAACAACAACATCAGGAAATAACATGACAACATCGGATCAAACAGAAACACCGACAACAACAGGATATACTACGACAACAGCAGATCAATcagaaacaacaacaacaacaggaATTGTCATGTCAACAATAGGTCAAACAGAAACCTCAACAACAGGAAATGTCATGACAACAACGGGTCAAACAGAAACAACAACATCAGGAAATAACATGACAACAACAGATCAAACAGAAACAACAACATCAGGAAATAATATGACAACAACGGATCAAAcagaaacaacaacaacaacaggaTATACCATGACTACAGGGAATGGAACAGAAACAACAAAGGAAAACAACATGACAACAACAGATCAAACAACAATAGTATATACTTCGACAACAGCAGGTCTATCAGAAACCACAACACCAGTACATACCATGTCAACAGCAGATCAAACAGAAACCACAACAACAAGAGTTGCCAGGATAACAACGGGTCAAACAGAAACAACACAAGAATATACTACGACAACAGCGGGTCAAACAGATACAACAACATCAGCCATGAGTAGTACTTCAGATGCAACAACAGCTATGTTAACGACAACAACGAGTAATGCGGGGATAACATCACAGGGTACGATGTCGAGTTCTGCTTCCACGGATGTTTTGTCTACAACAACCAATACACAAACACCTACATCAGTGTCAACGGGGACGTCAGCAACAACAATGAACGAAACCAGTACGGCTGGCGACAACCAGACAACAATATCAACAACCAGCACCGATCCGGGGACGTCTTTTTCCAGTTCCTATCAATCGACAACTAGTCCAACAACAACAAGTTCCTACCAATCGACAACAAGTCCAGTATCAACGGTCATCACAACTTCATCGGACACCAGTACTACAGCGGAAACTGTGACCGTCACAAATTCAACTGCAGCTAGTTCTGGACTTACATCAACTTCTGATAGCACAACATCCACGGTACCTGATTCAACAACAACGGATCCGATGTTTAATGATACAACCAGCTCGGCATCTATGACGTCATCACAATCACCTGAAACAACATCTTCCG TGGGAATCCCCAGTAACGTGTCAGTTTCCCCGGAAGTGGTGGCTGTTTTGGGTATGTCTGATGACGGTTCCCGCCACGAGCCGCACATGGTCTGCGTGTTCCCTGAGCCCGGAAGTAACCTGTACTTTCTGATTAAGTGGTTCATCAACGACAGTCCGCTGACCACGACGTCCTACGGCGCAGTCCTCCACCCTAGTATTAACACCACAGCGGCGCTACGACCACAGCACTGGTCCAGCAACTACAGTCTGAACATGAAT GTGAAATGCAGTGTAAGCGCCCAGTATCTCGTTGATAGTGGCCCAAGCCCCGCATCTACAAGTCCGCCCTTCCTCGCAGGAGTAACG GTTAGCAATACCTTTCTATCGATCGATGAGGGAGAATCTACGGCAATAACTTTGACGAGCTCTCTTCCGGTTGGTTGTTCTGCTTCACTCACAGACGCTCAAAAGGAGGCTCAGTGTAAAGCTGATTTGCATATAATCACCAGTGAATGGAGCTGGTGTTGGAATGGCGTAAAGTACCTGGGCGTGGCTTTCCCTGACAACGGATGTCACGTGACAATTCCCTACAAGTACTGGGACCAGCCAGTTTACCTGAATGTTACCGGGTATGTCGACAGCATGAAGAATTGGTGGGGACGCTACTCCAGGATTAAATTCAAATCTACTACCAACCCCACAGACACATCGAACGCGTGGAACAATGTGAAAGTTACTGATACCGTGTCG GTATCCGTTTGGGACAATACTCCCTACAGCTCCACTGGGGGAATCTGTGGAGGCTTCAACGATCCCCACATGGTGACCTTTGACCGGCGGTACTGGGAGAATCAGCGAGTGGGGGAATTCGTCATGTACCAGCACAAAACTAAACCCTTAGcg GTGCACGCTCTGTATTCCACCTGTTACCCCTGGCGCGCGGCCTGTAACTGTGGGGTGGCCATAAGGTCAGGGAAAAATCTGTATGTGGTTCGAACCTGCATAGAGGTGTCCCTCCAGAGGGTCTCCCTCCTCAGTTATCCTTATGAACGTTATGACGGATGTAGTCAGGAGGACGAAATCACTGTACAAAAAATGGGCACTAATTACAGG GTTACGTTACCGAGCGGGACAGAGGTGTCGTTCTCCTTCAATTCGTGGTCCCACTGGATTGACTACATACAGATCGTCGCTTCATCTACTGACCTTCAAAACACAGAGGGCATATGTGGTTACTATGACTACGACCGAAGCAACGACTTCATACCTAAGAACGAGAATACTCCCATCAGCGATGAGAAGCGTTTTGCCCTGTCCTGGCG GGTCACCATAGGTTCATCAGACAGCCTTTTCAAGAAAAAACCTGACGTCATCTATGGGTCCTC gTCTGGCGGAAGCTCCCCGCAGAGCCTTCAGAGGTACTGCACGTGCTCCTCCTACTTCCAGTACTACGACCAGTGGTACAACGTTCCTTTTGATCCAAATTATGCAAAGTGCAACCTTGACGCCCCCACAGAGCCGTGCTCCGAGAAGAGCGGGCAGACCGTAAACGTCTGCTCGTCAAGTAGCAGACGACGGAGAAGCACAGCTGAATCCGATGACGTCATCGATGAAATAGAATTCAGTGTTGATCCTGCATTTGATGAGAGTATCGAACTAAAT GTTACCGACTGGGTGGCCCCATGGAGTGAAGAAAATGCTACCAGATTTTGCAACGAGTCTTTTACTCAAGACATCGCTGTGTCCACTTGCATCGAGAAAGTGAACACCAGCGTCAGCGAGTACATAGCCAGCTGTGTAGAAGATATCAAG ATGATCGGAAACGCGGACTTTGTGACGGCCACCTTGGATACCTTGAAAAAGGAATGCGTGACCACAGCATCACGTGATTCGTCCTTCAGTAACACTACCTCTAACGGCGGAGAAAACATTCTGGATTTGTTAAAATCTCTGGTTTGTCCCAACAACTGTTCTGGTAATGGCGTCTGCGCAAATG AGACCTGTTCCTGTAACACTAACTATATGGGTGAGGATTGTTCCAAAGAGCTGTCCCAACCACCGACCAATTTCACGATCCCACAGACTGGAGCCTGTGACACTAGTGCTCGAGCATGTCAAAAAACCAACTTGTATGGGGTCTTTCACAGCGAGACTATCTACGCCAAGTGTAGCTATTTCAAG GGAACACCTAGCGGCAAGGAGAACAGTACTTATTCAGTTCTGGCTGATGTCCAATACAGACATGTCAACCTCATCACAGTCACCATCCCGAGTCCGCCATCTTCGCGCAGGCGCAAACGCTCTGCCAGTGGTGAGGTTCATGGGTGGGAGATCCAGTTGAGTTACGACAACCAAACGTACGGAGATTCTGCCGTCATTCTACTGTTTGACAGCACCAAGACATCATGTGACACGACCACTTTAGTGTGTGTCAGCAAG